The genomic segment cttggaaatagtgaccataatacaatagcattcaacatccctgtggtgggacgAACATCTCAACAGACCAACACTATGGCATTTAATTTCGAAAGGGGgtactatgcaaaaatgagggggttagttaaacagaagttaaaaagtacagtgactaaagtgaaatccctgcaagctgcatgggcgctttttaaagacaccataataaaggcccaacttaaatgtataccccaaattaagaaacacagtaaaaactaaaaaagaacCACTgtagcttaacaaccatgtaaaagaagcagtgagagataaaaagacttcctttaaaaagtggaagtgaaaTCCTATTGAGGCAAATAGAGAGGAgaataaacactgccaaattaagtgcaagaatgtaataagaaaaaccaaagaggagtttgaagaacggctagccaaaaactccaaaggtaataacaaaatgttttttaagtacatcagaagcaggaagcctgctaaacaaccagtggggccccttgaggATCGAGAtgcaaaaggagtgcttaaagatgataaagtcactgcagagaaactaaatggattctttgcttcagtcttcatggctgaggatgttagggagattcccaaacctgagccggcttttgtaggtgacaaatctgaggaactgtcacacattgaagtgtcactagaggaggttttggaaataattgataaactcaaacattaacaagtcaccgggaccagatggcattcacccaagagttctgaaagaactcaaatgtgaagttgtggaactattaactaaggtttctaacctgtcctttaaatcagcttcggtacccaatgactggaagttagctaatataacaccaatatttaaaaagggctctagaggtgatcctggcaattacagaccggtaagtctaatgtcggtactgggcaaattagttgaaacaatagttaagaataaaattgtcagacacatagaaaaacaaactgttgagcaacagtcaacatggtttctgtaaagggaaattgtgtcttactaatctattagagttctttgaaggggtcaacaaacatgtggacaagggggatccagtggacatagtataattagattttcagaaagcctttgacaaggtccctcaacaaaggctcttaagtaaattaagctgtcatgggataaaagggaaggtcctttcatggattgagaactggttaaaagataaggaacaaagggtaggaattaatggtaaattctcagaatggagaggagtaactagtggtgttccccaagggtcagtcctcagaccaatcctattcaacttattcataaatgatctggagaaaggggtaaacagcgaggtggcaaagtttgcagatgatactaaattgctcaatatagttaagaccaaagcagactgtgaagaacttcaaaatgatctcacaaaactaagtgattgggcaacaaaatggcaaatgaaatttaatgtggataaatgtaaagtaatgcacattggaaaaaataaccccaactatacatacaatatgatgggggctaacttagctacaacaagtcaggaaaaagatcttggagtcatcgtggatagttctctgaagatgtctacgcagtgtgcagaggcggtcaaaaaagcaaacaggatgttaggaatcattaaaaaggggatagagaataagactgagaatatattattgcccttatataaatcaatagtacgcccacatctcgaatactgtgtacagatgtggtctcctcatctcaaaaaagatctactggcactagaaaaggttcagagaagggcaactaaaatgtttaggggtttggaacgggtcccatatgaggaaagattaaagagtctaggactcttcagcttggaaaagagaagactacgGGGGAATATGATAGACGTATATAAAATCaagagtggtgtggagaaagtggataaggaaaagttatttacttattcccataatacaagaactaggggtcaccaaatgaattcAATAGGCAACAGGttgaaaacaaatacaaggaagttcttcacgcagcgcacagtcaaattgtggaactccttgcctgaggaggttgtgaaggccaggactataacagcgtttaaaagagaactggataaattcatggtggttagtccataaatggctattagccaggatgggtaaggaacggtgtccctcgcctctgtttgtcagaggatggagatggatggcaggagagagatcacttgatcattacctctggggcacctggcattgaccactgttggtagacaggatactgggctggatggacctttggtctgacccggtatggccattcttatgttcttatgactcatatccagcttctcgtccagggtaacccctaggttcttttctgcagaactgctgcctagccattcggtccccagcctgtagcagtgcatgggattcttccgtcctaagtgcaggactctgcacttgtccttgttgaacctcattagatttcttttgggccaatcctctaatttgtctaggtacctctgtatgctatccctaccctctagcgtatctacgactcctcccagtttagtgtcaactCCTCTCAGTTTAGGATGGCTGAAATGGGAATCCTCTCTCCACATGCCCCAACGGCCATAGAAGAAACTTGACCATGAGCTTGCACACATTTCCTACTTGAGCCAGCAAACAAAAGTGATTGGCTAGAACTCCCAGATCCTTGCTAGAAGAGCAACCCATGCAGCTCTCCATGGTTTGCAGTGAGTCATCCCAGCACTGATGCAGTGGGACCGGGATCTTTGGTTTCTCAGCAAAATACAGACTTGACAAACATTCTCTCTGTCTAATTGTTTGTGAAATGTCCGCGGTTCATTGTGCAGAGCGGGGCCATCACACAGAGACACTCACATGGTATGGCACGCATGTGTCATCCACAATGACGGGCCTGCAATTCATGTTTTCCACCCCTGGGCCCAAGGTTAGGAGTGGCCCTAGCTGTTTTGCCAGCCAGGGCAGAAAATGTTTCCAAAGTTTTTGGCCCCACCTCTCCCGAGAAACCAAGCGAGCACAtaagcacgcacacacacacacacacacacacacacacacacacagcgccagTTGGAGGGgagccaaaaataaataaaaaaaagcagtttTGTGCCCCCTGGAAGTTAGTACCGAAGGCAACTGCCCTTCTTGCCCACCTCTAGAACCAGCTGTGCCCACTGAGGTACCTGAATGTTCAGTCTCTAGATGGCTCAGTAACAGCATAGCAGTGTTGAATGGATCTCCCACCTGCATCAGGGAGCAGCAGAGAAGAAAGGCTCAAGAAATGGGTTGTAATTCAGCTCAGGCTGTTTATTGGGGTGTCAGGTACAGGTAACACTGCAGGCACCTCTATGATCTAATCACACCTGGCAAGCTCATGTCTCACCAGGGATAGATTTGTCCGTCCCAGCCCACGAAGGAACCATTCTCCTTCTCAGAGAACGTGGAAAGCATCTTCAGGATTGCTTGAGTGGTTTGCTCCACGGTCTGTGGGGCCTGTAGGGTTAAAGTGATGCTGTTAGGTAGGGCAAAACTGCATCTTTCAGGCCATTGTTactgtgacaccctggcaccccaatattcaccactgtcatgtaatcaGGATATGTTTTGTACTACGTATGCTTTGTGATTCTTATTATTctaagtcttgatctgctagatgTTAATATCTCGTTGGAGTGTATGTGCTATCGTCGTATGTGAAGTTACAAAGTTTGGCTGTGTACATGTtgctgaaacatgttgtgaggttgaaaacagcCACAAGCAGCATTTCAGCTGCAatagtaaaaaggccaaacaatgttaatggcttactgaggaaatgcacacaagcacaaggattaccccaggaactgtgaacaaaagaaacctctcagagatagcacgacacaatgggaactgtttgacccagatcacagcaaaagagctttccagcaagtgggaagcagatataaaagggggaaagtGAGATCATGATGGGACATAACTCTCCTGACAACACACCTGggaacacctgaggaacaaagactgaacaggGAGGAAATGATGGTCCCAGGCttgagggatttctagcctgtgtatgaaaacttgggaaacccaagctgcaaagccaaggcagcttgtgccttaggAATCTGCCAACCCAtgcagggtgagaatttgctaattcatatcctacctttCTAGTACTGTATATTAAgctcagttttgtttatttactaggtaatctgctttgagctatttgctatcacttataatcacttaaagtcTACcgttttgtagttaataaacttgttttatgtttaatccaaaccagtgtgcatttgactaaggtgtctggggaaaatctcagcttggtttcCACCAgtgtgcatggtcctcttcacattgagagAGAGGCGGACCGGGTGTTAAACCCATATagtggccagatttgaccagggcaggatgtaCTGCTCTGGGgcctaggctgggaagctggtggttagagaccctgcctgtgactgcagctgggtgtgtccctacctgtgtgaatgctggtgaaagtgcaggctggagggctttgcaacttgtcacagcagcacagtgtgagagggagcccaggctggtgggtcagaggctcagtggtaccccagttccaggtagcACCCCGGGAGGAACTCATTACAGTTACTATGTTTCTAACAGTGGGTGTATTCAGGACCAAGTCTCCTCCCTCAACATATCATCCTCTTAGCTTCAGTAGGGTCTTCAGGCTAAGTTGTCTTTGCAGATATTTGTACAACGCCTACCACAATGGGACTGTGGGCTCTGTGCTACCAAAATAcatgaataaataataatgtacTAAAATGAGAGTTGATGTTCCTCACACTTGTGCATTTATAGTCTTATCAAAACCCCATAgctgtcaatgggagtctttccattggcctcagtggggtttggatcagtccCATAGAATCCCAAAGCATTAAAGGCCTTTGCAGTAAAGCAGTATGACTAATTTTGTATACACTATTTATGGATCACTTCTGGCGTGGCACATGGCAATGCTTAACTGCGTCCAGTAAGAAGACTCGGTCACACCTGGGCAAAGATGTTAGCGTTCTGATGTGGTAGTTATCaatacccactttgcactggtacaAATGtgcaaggtgcagggcagtggcaAATCAGGCCCACTCTATCCAGATTAAACTGCAGGGGGAGTTTAGCTCAGCTGAATGTACTTCCCCCGCACATTGGACTTTAGCCAGGACATTGCAGCTctagaaatcagtgggagttaggtgcccaaatacctctgaggatctgggcccttgtGGCCAACCCCCTGGCTCTTGCACACTGTGCGGTGGGTTGTctagaggagagaggaggaaactGGGCTTTGCAGGGGAACCCAGGGGTCAGGAGCTGGGGGAAACAGGCCAGTATGctttgactgctttgtgctgctcccaAGTGGGGTAAAGCAGGCAGAGTGTACTGGTGAATCTGGCCATCAGAGGTAAAATGACGAGAAGATTTCAGGTGGATACATATCTTCAAATCATAGAAATCTCATCACAGGGTGACTTTCTCTGGGTTTATGTTTATATATGAAAATTCTAGTAATTTAACAAACCAAACAGAATTCCCAAACAAAAGCCACGTTAAACTGGAGATACGGTTATGGTTATAGTAACTTTAAGTTTAACCATAATTTTTATTTCCTGGGTTCGTAATGTTtgttttggggataattacaacatccctggAATGGTTTACCCTTATAGTATTGATACGTATTCCAATTTTCCCTCCAGTTTAACGTAGTTGCGATCTGGGTgatgagtctgtggcagaaccaagaCCGTAAGGCCTCCCTGATGTACTGTGGATGGAAGTGGCCAGTCACCCTAACCAAGGGATTATAAACGTGTTATGACCCCTACCTTTTCTGTTCCCATTCTGGTTTTCACCTGGCCAGGGTGGATAGAAGTGCAGAGAATCCCATAGTCTTTGTACTCCAAGGACTGGCACTTGCTGACCATGTTCAGAGCAGCCTGTGGGTGGGACACTCCATGAGCAAAGATAAGAGCACAGGACAGAGGGGCATCTTCCCTACAGGACATGACCCCTCAACCCCACAATACTGATATGCAAGGGTGAGGGGGAGTCATCTGGGCTGACAGGAGAGGAGATAAATAGCACTGGACGGAATGTACGGAGCTTCATACATAAGCAGTACTGCTGAACTAAAGGGCAGCTCCCACTTCACTCAACGGACAAACCCAGCTCAGCTGCTCGGGGTGACAGATAAGGTtacaactctgactgaagctattccgggAGATTTTTGTCCCCCAACATTACatgatgtcattttcttaaaatatcccattcaaatctcctggattgctttcaatagtcactggAAGATCAAtgctgattctgggagactccaggcccatcctggagggctggcaactcTTGCAACAGATCAAAAGAAAACTGCCCACCTCACAATAAATCTTCAATCTTTCCTGCCCCTGAGTAAAGGGTACAAGGCTGTGAGATACCAAATCCCCAAAATCTCTGGTTTTATCCTTTTATAGCCTGGAATGCTCAGCCAAGCTGAAACCAGGAGACCCAATTCTGGTAAAACGAAAGGAGGAAAATCCTTGGCTAAGCCCAGCTGTTGGCACTGGCTGTATCTGCACCTTGAGATCCTACACAGCTGAGACTCATTGAGGGGTTCAGTACACAAGGAACAGATGGCACCAGCAGCTGGTTCCAAACCCAGCTGAATTTCTGTTACCCTTGTAGCAATAACATTCCCGGCAGTCTGAGATAGGGGAGAGGATCCCGCTGAACACAATCTTCCTCACTGCCCAGTGGCGACCAAAGCTGGATGAGCTTGGAAGCTGGTAATACATCCGGATCTCTGGTTTGTTGTTAAAGAGTAATTCTGGCTAAAGGTTGACTATAAAGCGGGAGATGCAGGGACACATGCACTGTTTCCTTAAATCTGTAGCAAGAAGCCAGGTAGGAGGGGGCTAAGGGGACAGGAGCTTTGCACGGAAGCTTGTGGGGGAGTCCGAGGTGTTTAGAAGGAACAGCAGAGGAGGCACCTGTGTTGATACAAGGTAGGGGCTAGTTGTGCTGGAAGGGAGTGAGAGGGGTCCTGTATGGTACCTTGCTGCAGCGGTAGCTGAGTAGTTTCCATAATTCCCACTGTGGAACTACTTCTATGGAAGCAGCTATGCTGGACATGTTGAGAATGGCGGCCTTGCTGCAGCTCAGCCCTGTCTGGGTGCTCTGCTGGGCAGCCTTCTTCAGCAATGGCAGGAACTCCTGAGGGAGATACCGATGACTGTGTTACGACAGGGGTGACACTGCTGTACCAGGGAAGGAGCCCATCAGTGATGTTAAGGGTCAGGGAGAGGGAGGCTCTGAAGGTGGAGTCTGATTCAGGCAGGTTGGTGCATCCCATAGTTCTTGGGAATATGATGACTGGGAAACTCTCCTATGGGTCAGAGTGTGCTCTCCCTGAAGGGAGCCTGCTCTGCTCCTTCCGAGAGGTGAGCCCTGCTGCAGGCACTAGCACTGCACAATCCTTGTGCTGCTAGAGCACATGATCTGGACCTGTGCCCAGCCTCTGGGTAGGAGCatttttaatatggagatatacctatctcatagaactggaagggaccttgaaaggtcatcgcgtccagtcccctgccttcatagcaggaccaagtaccatccctgacagatttttgcctcagaaccctaaatgaccccctcaaggattgagttcacaaccctggtttagcaggccaatgctcaaaccactgagctatccctcccccgccaTCATGGGGAAGGGGCTCCTTGGCAGGGCACAACCAGGCCCTCACCCTTATGGCTGCATGGCCCTCTGGTACAGCCTTTGAACCAGTGGAGAACATGTGATTATACTGACTGAAGCACCAGgggataacaacctactactgcgACCAGCTAGTGGAGTTATTTCATTAGCCCAAGTGGTAGAAAACTGCGCTTTGGTGCtcaaggttcaaatcctgctggtgGCCAGTGTTAGGGGATGTTAGAGAGTCTCCCTTGAGTCTGAAAATGCAGATCACCTTGTTTTTGAAAAATGAGTCAAAAATTTGCCCTAGCCAAGCATCTCAGCTCATTCCAGGGCAGTCTTGGCTCAGTGTTGAAGGAGTTTCCTGGCTGTTAGGTGCGTTCTTACCTGGCTCACCATCAGGGGCCCAACTGTGTTAGTTAGGTATACAATTGCCATGGTCTCAATGTTCTCATTCTCCATGGTGGTCATCCGTGCGATGCCAGCGTTGTTTATCAGGAGATTCAGTCCATGTCCTTGCACATGCTCCTCCACTCTCTGCGCAGCTGCCTTTATACTGTTTGGATCTGTGACATCTACAGACAGCACAGGGGATTCAGAAACATCCTTCCTATAGCAGCTCTGCCCTGTCTATCAGCTCTACCAGCCAATTCAGCTGTTGACCGTGTCTTCAGTTGGCCAATGAAAGCAGCCTCGCTCACTTGCATCTCCCTCAAGCCCCTCTGGGAACTCTCCCACACTGCCTCTGATTCCGGGGGCAGGAGGAAATCccttgaaattttttttaaaaattgcttaatCTCTTTGAACTGAATCCaggagagcaccttccctcttatcccatggaaGCTTACTTTACGTAAGAATCTTTGGTGAGgaaccctgtcaaaggctttctgaaaatctaagtacactatagccactggatccccttggtccacatgcttgttgaccccctcaaagtattctaatagattggtgaggcatgatttccctttactaaaaccatgttgattcttcaacaaattatgttcatctataggtctgacaatattgttctttattatagtttcaaccagtttgcctgatactgaagtcaggcttacaggcctgtaattgccaggatgacctctggagccctttttaaaaattggcatcacattagctgttTGCTCACTGGCTGCCAGGGCCTGCCTTTAAAGACTAGTTGTTTGTGGACTACTTGAGCTACCCCAGCCCAGGCCGAAGCCTGGTAGTGACAGTTGATCACCCAGCCCTGTTGTGGGCTCCCGGCTACCCTGTAGACTCTGGTCCGGACCAGACTGGGGCCAGctggagtggcctccctctgagcagGAGAGCAAGGGACCCCTacatgcctattatatcaatatcctcatttaatacaaggtactctagttcacccattttattatttagacttttaGCATTGGTACATAAGTACTTTAAAAACTTGTAcccttttagctgtctgccattacacaatgtaattgaatgggcaatctttttatttgattgtttctgatcagaccct from the Mauremys reevesii isolate NIE-2019 linkage group 16, ASM1616193v1, whole genome shotgun sequence genome contains:
- the LOC120384704 gene encoding C-factor-like is translated as MKEFNVRSVLVTGSNRGIGLGLVKRFLELPNPPEWIFATTRELAGSQSKEVVELALKHSNLVVLQLDVTDPNSIKAAAQRVEEHVQGHGLNLLINNAGIARMTTMENENIETMAIVYLTNTVGPLMVSQEFLPLLKKAAQQSTQTGLSCSKAAILNMSSIAASIEVVPQWELWKLLSYRCSKAALNMVSKCQSLEYKDYGILCTSIHPGQVKTRMGTEKAPQTVEQTTQAILKMLSTFSEKENGSFVGWDGQIYPW